The Clostridium sporogenes genome contains a region encoding:
- a CDS encoding HAMP domain-containing sensor histidine kinase — MDWIDKQLLRLKDKIKAQSLRKTMSLYIFIAIIAVIIFYILTIAFCKSWKGLVYTKYSIDINSYVPIEALVKLEPIDKVILYGARIIRVYSIVIYSIIAIIITSNLFYKNKIKAPIEILKEEAKYISRNDLSFSCIYNSGDELGEICEAFDSMRLQLIKNNENIWSLMEGQRQLNSAFAHDIRTPLTVMQGYTDLLVKYYPQGKITEEKLLQTLNLMQSQLTRLKQFSEKMKDIQDIDAIKIRQKLYDFKLLKKKIQEIINGINIKSNIQINIFNNLKESKGYLDESVVLQVIDNLLSNAISFAESNIDIILEWEDDFLYIYVRDDGTGFSKKELYSALKPYYSIRKGMDGHFGLGLSICKVLCEKHGGKLTLNNSTKGGAIICASFFAIVDKK; from the coding sequence ATGGATTGGATAGATAAGCAGCTATTAAGATTAAAAGATAAGATAAAAGCACAATCCTTAAGAAAAACCATGAGCCTATACATATTTATAGCTATTATTGCAGTAATAATTTTCTATATATTAACCATAGCTTTTTGTAAAAGTTGGAAAGGACTCGTATATACAAAATATTCTATTGATATAAACAGTTACGTGCCAATTGAGGCACTTGTTAAGTTAGAACCAATAGATAAAGTTATTTTATATGGAGCAAGAATTATTAGAGTATATTCAATAGTTATTTATTCTATAATTGCAATAATAATTACTTCTAATTTATTCTATAAAAATAAAATTAAAGCTCCCATAGAAATATTAAAGGAAGAAGCAAAGTATATAAGTCGCAATGATTTAAGTTTTTCTTGTATTTATAATAGTGGAGATGAATTAGGTGAAATATGTGAAGCTTTTGATAGTATGAGACTACAACTTATTAAGAACAATGAAAATATATGGAGTTTAATGGAAGGACAAAGACAATTAAATTCAGCCTTTGCCCATGATATTAGAACTCCTCTTACTGTTATGCAAGGGTATACTGACCTTTTAGTTAAGTATTATCCACAAGGTAAAATAACGGAAGAAAAATTATTACAAACCCTTAATTTAATGCAGTCTCAACTAACAAGGTTAAAGCAATTTTCAGAAAAGATGAAGGATATACAAGACATTGATGCTATAAAGATAAGGCAAAAGCTTTATGATTTCAAATTATTAAAGAAAAAAATACAAGAAATTATCAATGGAATCAATATTAAAAGTAATATTCAAATTAATATATTTAATAACTTAAAGGAGAGTAAAGGGTATCTTGACGAAAGTGTGGTTCTACAGGTTATAGATAATTTATTATCTAATGCTATATCATTTGCAGAGTCTAATATAGATATTATTTTAGAGTGGGAAGATGATTTTTTATATATTTATGTTAGAGATGATGGAACAGGATTTTCTAAAAAGGAATTATATTCTGCATTAAAACCTTATTATAGTATTAGAAAAGGTATGGATGGACACTTTGGACTTGGGTTAAGTATATGTAAGGTGTTATGTGAAAAGCATGGAGGAAAATTGACTTTAAATAATAGTACAAAGGGTGGAGCTATAATATGTGCAAGCTTTTTTGCTATTGTAGATAAAAAATAG
- a CDS encoding AraC family transcriptional regulator: protein MIIKKSLINKSIEYILQHIDEDISIKDVANHCNFSKYHFSRMFKEETGVSIYAFIKRIRMDQSSVSLKVEKDKTITDIGVNYGYSSSNYSSAFSKQYSICPVEFRKAINSTCVSNPFCPSEYNTFKSFEYYDERIIIQNLADFKIIYERYIENYSDIGRNWDSFMERYKTYIKPDTLLIEKSYDDPSITELEKCIYDLCITVGEDVELENVTTIKGGKFAVYRFNGYIHDIFVTFQGVFNIWLPRSGYKMDERYGLGIYHNIDRKNNHVTMDLCIAIK, encoded by the coding sequence ATGATAATTAAAAAATCTTTGATAAATAAAAGTATTGAGTATATTTTACAGCATATAGATGAGGATATTTCTATCAAAGATGTTGCTAATCATTGTAATTTTTCAAAATATCATTTTAGCAGAATGTTTAAAGAGGAAACAGGCGTAAGTATTTATGCTTTTATCAAACGTATAAGAATGGATCAAAGTTCAGTAAGTCTTAAGGTTGAAAAAGATAAAACTATTACTGATATTGGAGTCAATTATGGGTACAGTTCTTCAAATTATAGTTCAGCCTTTAGCAAGCAGTATAGTATTTGTCCAGTGGAATTTAGAAAGGCTATAAATTCAACATGTGTTTCTAATCCATTCTGTCCTAGTGAATATAATACTTTTAAATCTTTTGAATATTACGATGAGAGGATTATTATACAAAATCTAGCTGATTTTAAAATAATCTATGAAAGATATATTGAAAATTATAGTGATATAGGGCGTAATTGGGACAGTTTTATGGAACGATACAAAACCTATATTAAACCAGATACACTTTTGATTGAAAAATCTTATGATGATCCATCTATTACTGAATTAGAGAAGTGCATATATGATTTATGCATAACTGTTGGTGAAGATGTAGAGTTAGAAAATGTTACAACAATAAAAGGTGGTAAATTTGCAGTTTATCGTTTTAATGGATATATACATGATATTTTTGTGACATTTCAGGGAGTTTTTAATATTTGGCTTCCACGTAGTGGATATAAAATGGATGAAAGATATGGATTAGGCATTTATCATAATATTGATAGAAAAAATAATCATGTTACTATGGATTTATGTATTGCTATTAAATAG
- a CDS encoding ABC transporter ATP-binding protein, whose translation MNLLEVKSISKTYGSGEAAVHALKDISFSVPKGEFVTIVGESGSGKSTLLNMIGALDMPTSGKVFIDGKDIFSMKDSNLTVFRRRNIGFIFQNFNLIPELNVEQNIIFPVLLDYQKPDKKYLEELLTVLNLKERRHHLPSQLSGGQQQRVAIGRALITRPSLILADEPTGNLDTQNSSEVITLLKEAARKYQQTIVMITHSRSIAQTADRIIQVSDGKLTDLGRCRE comes from the coding sequence ATGAATTTATTGGAAGTTAAATCAATTTCTAAAACCTATGGTAGCGGTGAAGCTGCCGTACATGCATTAAAGGATATCAGCTTTTCCGTTCCGAAAGGCGAATTTGTCACAATAGTCGGGGAGTCAGGATCCGGCAAGAGTACACTTCTGAATATGATAGGGGCACTTGATATGCCAACATCAGGCAAAGTATTTATTGACGGTAAAGATATTTTTTCTATGAAAGATAGTAACTTGACAGTTTTTAGGCGTAGAAATATTGGATTTATTTTTCAAAATTTTAATCTAATTCCAGAATTGAATGTTGAGCAAAATATAATATTTCCAGTACTGCTTGATTATCAAAAGCCTGATAAAAAGTATCTTGAGGAACTCCTTACGGTGCTTAATTTGAAAGAACGCCGTCACCATTTACCCAGTCAATTATCAGGTGGACAGCAACAGCGTGTAGCAATAGGACGTGCACTAATTACGCGGCCTTCACTTATCCTTGCCGATGAGCCGACGGGTAATTTAGATACGCAAAACAGCAGTGAAGTGATTACTTTGCTAAAAGAAGCTGCAAGAAAGTACCAGCAGACCATTGTTATGATTACCCATAGCCGAAGTATCGCACAGACTGCAGATAGAATAATACAAGTATCCGATGGCAAACTGACTGATTTAGGGAGGTGCCGTGAATGA
- a CDS encoding lipoate--protein ligase: MKYIDNLNTDPYFNLAAEEYFLRYKNDEYFILWRDESCVVVGKNQNTLSEIDMDYIETNKVKVVRRQTGGGAVFHDLGNLNYTFIVKDDGKSFNDFERFCKPIIGVLKTLGVKAEFAGRNDLLIDGKKISGTAQCKYKNRVMHHGTLLFSSDIVNLSGALKPKKIKFQDKAVKSVISRITNISEHLNSEIDVLTFKNKIFDYILKSEKDAKVMPLIQEEIDEIEKIKKDKYETWAWNFGSSPKYGFYNEGKFTGGTIELNLKVEKGVIKDIKIFGDFFGVKDVKEIEDLLKGTEHKKEEIENVMKNVSIDKYFARITMEEFLSLF; this comes from the coding sequence ATGAAATATATTGATAATTTAAATACTGATCCATATTTTAATTTAGCAGCTGAAGAGTATTTTTTAAGATATAAAAATGATGAATACTTTATTTTATGGAGAGACGAGTCTTGTGTTGTAGTTGGAAAGAATCAAAATACATTATCAGAAATAGATATGGATTATATAGAAACTAATAAGGTTAAAGTAGTAAGAAGACAGACAGGCGGTGGCGCTGTATTTCATGATTTAGGAAACTTAAACTATACTTTTATAGTTAAAGATGATGGGAAGAGTTTTAATGATTTTGAAAGGTTTTGTAAACCTATAATAGGAGTTTTAAAAACATTAGGGGTTAAAGCTGAATTCGCAGGACGAAATGATTTATTAATAGATGGGAAAAAAATTTCTGGAACAGCTCAATGTAAGTATAAAAATAGAGTCATGCATCATGGAACTCTTTTGTTTTCATCGGACATAGTAAATTTAAGTGGTGCCCTAAAACCTAAAAAGATAAAATTTCAAGATAAGGCGGTTAAGTCAGTTATAAGCAGAATAACTAATATTTCCGAACATTTAAATTCAGAAATTGATGTTTTAACCTTTAAAAATAAGATATTTGATTATATTTTAAAAAGTGAAAAAGATGCAAAGGTTATGCCATTAATTCAAGAAGAAATAGATGAAATTGAAAAAATTAAAAAAGATAAATATGAAACTTGGGCTTGGAACTTTGGAAGTTCTCCTAAGTATGGTTTTTACAATGAAGGAAAGTTTACAGGTGGAACTATAGAGCTAAATCTAAAAGTAGAAAAAGGAGTAATTAAAGATATAAAGATATTTGGAGATTTCTTTGGCGTTAAGGATGTAAAAGAAATAGAAGATTTATTAAAGGGTACTGAACATAAAAAGGAAGAAATAGAAAATGTAATGAAGAATGTTAGTATAGATAAATATTTTGCTAGAATAACTATGGAAGAATTTTTAAGTTTATTCTAG
- a CDS encoding ABC transporter ATP-binding protein: MSTDIILKDVSKFFGKKQALNNINLEIKKGMFGLLGRNGAGKTTLMKSVTTLLSLSSGEITVCGVNVKEASKVREMIGYLPQDFSMYSNMSAYEAMDYLGVLSGLDKKARKERIPELLSKVNLNNNMKTKVKAMSGGMRRRLGIAQAILHNPKVLIVDEPTAGLDPEERVRFRNLLSEIAEDRIVILSTHIVGDIESTCENIAVMDEGKIIFKGTVTELLDKANGNIYEAKISKAEIQEIKKKYIVTNVLMMSTEANVRFIAESESEVFKGAEVTPPNVEDAYMYLMHINGGAR, encoded by the coding sequence ATGAGTACAGATATTATTTTAAAAGATGTAAGTAAATTTTTTGGTAAGAAACAAGCGTTAAACAATATTAATTTAGAAATAAAAAAAGGTATGTTTGGATTACTTGGTAGAAATGGTGCAGGAAAAACTACACTTATGAAATCTGTAACTACTTTACTTTCTTTAAGTTCTGGAGAAATAACTGTATGTGGTGTTAATGTAAAGGAAGCAAGTAAGGTAAGAGAAATGATAGGATACTTACCACAGGATTTTTCAATGTATAGCAATATGTCAGCATATGAAGCTATGGACTATTTAGGGGTACTATCAGGTTTAGATAAAAAAGCTAGAAAAGAAAGAATACCAGAGCTATTGTCTAAAGTAAATTTAAATAATAATATGAAAACTAAGGTAAAAGCTATGTCAGGAGGTATGAGAAGAAGGCTTGGAATTGCACAAGCTATACTTCATAATCCTAAGGTCTTAATAGTAGATGAGCCTACAGCTGGCTTAGACCCAGAAGAGAGAGTGCGTTTTCGTAATCTACTTTCTGAAATAGCAGAAGATAGAATTGTTATCTTATCAACTCATATAGTTGGTGATATAGAATCTACTTGTGAAAATATTGCAGTAATGGATGAGGGGAAAATAATATTCAAAGGTACAGTTACAGAACTTTTAGATAAAGCTAATGGTAATATATATGAAGCCAAGATATCAAAAGCTGAAATTCAAGAGATAAAGAAAAAATATATAGTTACTAATGTACTTATGATGTCTACAGAGGCTAATGTAAGATTTATTGCAGAGAGTGAATCTGAAGTTTTTAAAGGAGCAGAAGTAACACCTCCAAATGTTGAAGATGCATACATGTATCTTATGCATATAAATGGAGGTGCAAGATAA
- a CDS encoding response regulator transcription factor, producing the protein MKHIFFVEDDLSLINGLSFAIKKQGYEIDVARTSLEAEALWKNGKYDLVILDVSLPDGSGYDLCKKIRKTSKVPIMFLTAADEETDIIMGLDIGGDDYITKPFKLAVFMSRINALLRRSNNFNQADTELNSNGINVQLLKGEVYKNGEQLDLTASEYKLLCMFMENPDIVLSPEQILSRLWDCNENYIDNNTLTVYIRRLRTKIEDNPGEPQKIVTVRRMGYKWSTVDWGVR; encoded by the coding sequence TTGAAACATATTTTCTTTGTTGAAGATGATTTGAGTTTAATTAATGGTTTATCTTTTGCTATCAAAAAACAAGGATATGAAATAGATGTTGCCCGTACAAGTCTTGAAGCAGAAGCACTATGGAAAAATGGGAAATATGATTTGGTGATTTTGGACGTATCGCTTCCTGATGGCTCCGGCTATGATTTATGCAAAAAAATTCGTAAAACATCAAAGGTGCCGATTATGTTTCTTACTGCTGCTGATGAAGAAACGGATATCATAATGGGGCTTGATATTGGCGGTGACGATTACATAACAAAGCCGTTCAAACTGGCGGTGTTTATGTCGAGAATAAATGCTTTGCTTCGCAGAAGTAACAATTTTAATCAAGCTGATACCGAATTGAATTCTAATGGTATAAACGTACAACTGCTAAAAGGAGAAGTCTATAAAAATGGAGAACAACTTGACTTAACAGCAAGTGAGTATAAATTGTTATGCATGTTTATGGAAAATCCGGATATTGTTCTTTCTCCAGAACAGATTTTAAGCAGACTATGGGATTGCAACGAAAACTATATAGATAATAATACTCTTACCGTATATATACGCAGACTGCGTACAAAAATCGAAGATAATCCGGGAGAGCCTCAAAAAATAGTGACTGTTCGGCGTATGGGGTATAAATGGAGTACTGTTGATTGGGGTGTACGATGA
- a CDS encoding ABC transporter permease: MKSYLSLIPISAKVHRRQNRMTLLCIIFAVFLVTAVFSMADMGVRMETSRLLDKQQDLSTRSMQTLYSTAAVLFVLIMIAGVLMISSSINSNVAQRTKFFGMMRCIGMSRQQIIRFVKLEALNWCKTAVPIGIILGIVVTWGLCAGLRFLVALEFSNIPLFGVSPIGIISGIIVGVVTVLIAASSPAKRAAKVSPVTAVSGNSENTKNATHALNTRFSKIETALGIHRAVSGKKNLILMTSSFALSIILFLSFSVLIEFIGYIMPQFSDTPDINISSNNTSNSIDSALLDKISGMSDVKHVFGRRSSFDILAEVNSKTNRIDMISYDDYDLDCLIKDKQLKKGSDISKVYGDSNYVLTIWDKDRPLNIGDKIKVGNKELEIAGLLKCNPFSDNGAPNGKTILITSKETFTRLTGVTDYSLIMIQMTKNAKDKNVEAIHNVVGEKYNFSDKRDLRTMQSSTYMAFTFFVYGFLTIITLVSVLNIMNSISMSVSAKIKQYGVMRAVGMDEHQITKMIAAEAFTYSISGCIVGVVVGLFISKLLYDKLITAYFNYAIWSIPIRHIIIVLLVVTITAIVAVYAPSKRIRNMAVTDTINEL; encoded by the coding sequence ATGAAAAGCTATCTTAGTTTAATCCCAATTTCTGCAAAAGTACATAGACGTCAAAATCGCATGACGCTTCTTTGTATTATATTTGCCGTATTTTTGGTAACTGCTGTTTTTAGTATGGCAGATATGGGTGTTAGAATGGAGACATCAAGATTACTGGATAAGCAGCAAGACCTTAGTACAAGATCGATGCAAACTCTATATTCTACAGCAGCTGTGCTGTTTGTGCTTATCATGATTGCAGGAGTGCTTATGATTTCAAGCAGTATAAACAGTAATGTTGCTCAAAGGACAAAGTTTTTCGGAATGATGCGTTGCATTGGAATGAGCAGACAACAGATTATCCGTTTTGTCAAACTGGAAGCCCTTAATTGGTGCAAAACTGCGGTTCCAATAGGGATTATACTTGGGATTGTGGTCACATGGGGATTATGTGCTGGACTAAGGTTTCTTGTCGCGTTAGAGTTCTCTAATATACCCCTTTTTGGAGTCAGTCCAATAGGTATTATCAGTGGAATAATTGTGGGAGTTGTTACAGTACTCATTGCCGCCAGTTCTCCGGCAAAACGAGCTGCAAAGGTATCGCCTGTAACAGCAGTATCTGGTAATTCGGAAAATACAAAAAATGCAACCCATGCATTGAATACCCGTTTTTCAAAAATTGAAACTGCCCTTGGTATTCATCGTGCAGTATCAGGAAAGAAAAACTTAATACTTATGACAAGCTCCTTTGCTCTTAGCATCATCCTGTTTTTGAGCTTTTCAGTGTTGATAGAGTTTATCGGCTATATTATGCCCCAATTTTCAGATACTCCTGATATCAACATTTCTAGTAATAATACTTCAAATTCGATAGACAGTGCATTGCTTGATAAAATAAGTGGTATGTCAGATGTAAAACATGTTTTTGGGCGAAGAAGCTCTTTTGATATTTTGGCAGAAGTAAACTCTAAAACAAACAGGATTGATATGATTTCCTATGATGATTATGATTTAGACTGTCTTATAAAAGATAAGCAACTTAAAAAAGGTAGCGATATTTCAAAAGTGTATGGAGACAGTAATTACGTACTTACAATCTGGGACAAGGACAGACCTCTAAATATAGGCGATAAAATCAAAGTTGGCAATAAGGAACTTGAAATCGCAGGGCTGTTAAAATGTAACCCATTTAGTGATAACGGTGCTCCAAATGGGAAAACAATACTCATTACTTCTAAAGAAACTTTTACTCGCCTTACTGGAGTAACCGACTATTCACTTATTATGATACAGATGACAAAAAATGCGAAGGACAAAAATGTTGAAGCCATCCATAATGTCGTAGGTGAGAAGTACAATTTTAGCGATAAACGAGACTTACGGACTATGCAATCCAGCACATATATGGCATTTACATTTTTTGTATATGGATTTTTGACAATTATAACTTTGGTTTCTGTATTAAATATTATGAACAGTATTTCTATGAGCGTATCCGCAAAAATAAAGCAATATGGAGTCATGCGGGCTGTTGGTATGGACGAACATCAGATTACAAAAATGATAGCCGCTGAAGCCTTTACCTATTCTATATCAGGTTGTATTGTAGGAGTTGTAGTTGGTCTATTTATTAGCAAATTACTATACGACAAGCTTATTACTGCTTATTTTAACTACGCTATTTGGAGTATTCCTATTAGGCATATAATTATTGTGCTTTTGGTTGTTACGATTACGGCTATCGTTGCGGTCTATGCTCCGTCAAAACGGATTCGGAATATGGCGGTAACTGATACAATCAATGAACTGTAA
- a CDS encoding sensor histidine kinase codes for MKILVNRKIKKLFRLVLLFIVAFTLISAVFIVLKFETAALCILVCSLCMSILILAIGYRYFKEQNIIMENAVTQIKEYISGNQNARIECDDEGELYRLFHEVNSLVSILNAHAENEGKAKKFLKDTISDISHQLKTPLAALNIYNGIMQEEAKSLPTIKEFTVLSEQELDRIEILVQNLLKITKLDAGTIVIDKAEENVSEMMGSIERHFSFRAKQEEKEIYLSGDDEITLLCDRNWLIEAISNIVKNAFDHTQKGNAIYIEWKQFASVIQVIIKDNGSGIHPEDLHHIFKRFYRSRFSKDTQGIGLGLPLVKAIVEAHSGTIEVDSELGIGTTFTINFLIPTKL; via the coding sequence ATGAAAATATTGGTAAACAGGAAAATCAAAAAACTTTTCCGTTTGGTATTACTGTTTATAGTAGCATTCACCTTGATTTCTGCTGTTTTCATAGTTTTGAAATTTGAAACTGCAGCATTGTGTATATTGGTATGTTCTTTGTGCATGAGTATTTTGATATTGGCAATAGGTTATAGGTATTTCAAGGAACAAAATATAATCATGGAAAATGCGGTAACGCAAATCAAAGAATATATTTCTGGAAATCAAAACGCACGTATTGAATGTGATGATGAAGGAGAGCTATACAGACTATTTCATGAAGTAAATTCCTTAGTTTCTATTTTAAATGCCCACGCTGAAAATGAGGGAAAAGCAAAAAAATTTTTGAAAGATACCATTTCCGATATTTCCCACCAGTTAAAAACTCCGCTTGCTGCCCTTAATATCTATAATGGAATTATGCAAGAAGAAGCAAAAAGTTTACCGACAATTAAAGAGTTTACTGTTCTTTCAGAGCAGGAGCTTGACAGAATAGAAATACTGGTACAAAACCTCTTGAAAATTACAAAACTCGATGCCGGAACAATCGTGATTGACAAAGCTGAAGAAAATGTATCTGAAATGATGGGCAGTATAGAAAGGCACTTTTCATTTCGTGCCAAGCAGGAGGAAAAGGAAATATATCTGTCCGGTGATGATGAAATCACCTTATTATGTGACCGTAATTGGCTAATTGAAGCAATCAGTAATATTGTTAAAAACGCTTTTGACCATACGCAAAAAGGAAATGCTATCTATATTGAATGGAAACAATTTGCGTCTGTTATTCAAGTCATCATAAAAGACAACGGAAGCGGTATTCACCCAGAGGATTTGCACCATATTTTCAAAAGATTTTATCGCAGTCGTTTTTCTAAAGACACGCAAGGTATCGGACTTGGTTTACCGCTTGTGAAAGCTATTGTTGAAGCACACAGCGGAACAATCGAAGTTGACAGCGAATTAGGTATTGGCACTACTTTTACAATCAATTTTTTAATTCCTACAAAATTGTAG
- a CDS encoding response regulator transcription factor has translation MKYKMLVIDDEIDIVSLLKDFFELEDFLVYTAYDGENALKKIDINPDIIILDINMPEMDGIEVCTKIRNFVSCPILFLTAKVEERDRIKGLMVGGDDYILKPFSIEELNARVKAHLRREERKTAKEKVKFLKEIVINYSDRKAFYRDNEINFTKTEFDILEILSMNSGQIFSKENIYEKLWGFDKDGDSSIITEHIRRIRKKLSKYTDDTIIETVWGVGYKWIG, from the coding sequence ATGAAATATAAGATGCTCGTTATAGATGATGAAATTGATATTGTATCACTTTTAAAGGATTTTTTTGAGCTTGAAGATTTTCTAGTTTATACAGCCTATGATGGAGAAAATGCTTTAAAGAAGATAGATATAAATCCAGATATTATAATACTAGATATTAACATGCCAGAAATGGATGGAATAGAAGTATGTACTAAAATAAGAAATTTTGTTAGCTGCCCAATTTTATTTTTAACAGCAAAAGTTGAAGAAAGGGATAGAATAAAAGGGCTTATGGTAGGTGGAGATGATTATATTCTAAAACCATTTAGTATAGAAGAATTAAATGCTAGAGTTAAAGCTCATTTAAGGCGTGAAGAACGTAAAACTGCAAAAGAAAAAGTGAAATTTTTAAAAGAAATAGTTATTAATTATTCTGATAGAAAAGCTTTTTATAGAGATAATGAAATAAATTTTACTAAGACAGAATTTGATATTTTAGAAATTTTGAGTATGAATAGTGGACAAATTTTTTCTAAGGAAAATATTTACGAAAAACTTTGGGGTTTTGATAAAGATGGTGATAGCAGCATTATTACTGAACATATTAGAAGGATACGTAAGAAGCTTTCTAAGTATACTGATGATACAATTATAGAAACAGTTTGGGGAGTCGGATATAAATGGATTGGATAG
- a CDS encoding DUF6144 family protein, with protein MFDIRKIQEHVIYEAVKNESNEDIAREVVHRKEESSKSEDNAIWVNSTMKRLESKFDKVTTKKIRMKCQCGYGMDKKLELVKELIELSSSLEELGNLQKAKDAGLFYENGNLYLQFNFCPCPMLADVDRLDSDVWCQCTTGYSKVLFEKAFQCKVNVELLRSIKMGNERCLMKIIPQGVIWK; from the coding sequence ATGTTTGATATAAGGAAAATCCAAGAGCATGTTATTTATGAAGCTGTAAAAAATGAGAGCAATGAAGATATTGCAAGAGAGGTTGTACATAGAAAAGAGGAAAGTAGTAAATCAGAGGATAATGCTATATGGGTAAATTCTACAATGAAGAGATTAGAAAGTAAATTTGATAAGGTAACTACTAAGAAGATTAGAATGAAGTGTCAGTGTGGATATGGAATGGATAAGAAGTTAGAATTAGTGAAAGAACTAATAGAACTATCATCAAGTTTAGAGGAGCTTGGCAATTTACAGAAAGCAAAAGATGCAGGATTATTTTATGAAAATGGAAATCTTTATTTACAATTTAATTTTTGTCCATGTCCAATGCTTGCAGATGTAGATAGGCTAGATTCTGATGTATGGTGTCAATGTACTACTGGATATAGTAAAGTACTATTTGAAAAAGCCTTTCAATGTAAAGTTAATGTTGAGTTATTAAGAAGTATAAAAATGGGTAATGAAAGATGCCTTATGAAAATAATTCCACAAGGAGTCATATGGAAATAG
- a CDS encoding ABC transporter permease — protein sequence MFKTLFLKECKEMLKSITYYIFLACTIIFFVSQMADFKGVAKPIQGQENYGFKYSGDESVIMQSTINKLASELSLNSFPTYPIMFYKEVKLKDEEMSKVYEILKDITGINKEQLIKEIENHNNTGDNRFVNSIKVKDNIKFQEFSEKMNKIDDILGGGSYYNSKKLYGNGEAKRTYEDALKDYESIINNDKVSRAYARLFSDYMGIVLAILPIFLAVTRVLKDKRAKAAQVIFSKKCSSTVIILSRYLAIISMIIFPLILISITPTLQSIYSADSNGITADYFAFIRAIFGWLMPSVLVTVSMGFFLTELTNGPVAILVQGIWWFVSISLGGSNLVGNVGMNLIPRFNALGSYDIYNKIFNELVINRVLYSIVAIVLIVGTIFIYDTKRKGELNLNGKILKNS from the coding sequence ATGTTTAAGACTTTATTTTTGAAAGAATGCAAAGAAATGCTAAAAAGTATTACTTATTATATATTCTTAGCCTGTACAATTATATTTTTTGTTAGTCAAATGGCAGACTTTAAAGGTGTAGCAAAACCTATACAAGGACAAGAAAACTACGGGTTTAAATATAGTGGTGATGAAAGTGTAATAATGCAATCAACTATTAATAAACTGGCTTCTGAATTAAGTTTAAATTCCTTTCCAACATATCCTATAATGTTTTATAAAGAAGTAAAGCTTAAGGATGAAGAAATGTCAAAAGTTTATGAAATTTTAAAAGATATAACAGGTATAAATAAGGAACAATTAATAAAGGAAATTGAAAATCACAATAATACAGGAGATAATAGATTCGTTAATTCTATTAAAGTAAAAGATAATATTAAATTTCAAGAGTTTTCAGAAAAGATGAATAAAATAGATGATATTCTTGGAGGGGGAAGTTATTATAATTCAAAAAAATTATATGGAAATGGAGAAGCAAAGAGAACTTATGAGGATGCATTGAAAGATTATGAAAGTATTATAAATAATGATAAGGTATCAAGAGCTTATGCAAGATTATTTAGTGATTATATGGGAATTGTTTTAGCGATACTTCCAATATTTTTAGCAGTAACTAGAGTATTAAAAGATAAGCGAGCAAAGGCAGCGCAAGTGATTTTTTCTAAAAAGTGTTCATCAACTGTAATTATATTATCAAGATATTTAGCAATTATATCTATGATAATATTCCCATTAATTTTAATAAGCATTACACCAACGTTACAATCAATTTATTCAGCAGATAGTAATGGAATAACAGCAGATTATTTTGCTTTTATAAGAGCTATATTTGGATGGCTTATGCCAAGTGTATTAGTTACAGTTTCCATGGGATTCTTCTTAACAGAACTGACAAATGGACCAGTTGCAATTTTAGTTCAAGGTATATGGTGGTTTGTAAGTATATCATTAGGTGGTTCTAATTTAGTTGGAAATGTAGGTATGAATTTAATTCCTAGATTTAATGCATTAGGTTCCTATGATATATATAACAAAATTTTTAATGAGCTTGTGATAAATAGAGTTTTATATAGTATAGTTGCAATTGTACTAATAGTGGGAACTATATTCATATATGACACAAAAAGAAAGGGGGAATTAAATTTAAATGGAAAGATACTTAAAAATAGCTAA